CCGTGTAGCGCGACCCGTTGACCGATACAGCCGATGACGGCAATTCGCTCCATGCAGAAGCGCTTGCCGTTTTATATTCTACCACAGGAGTCTTTCCGCTTACGATGCTTCCGCTTAGCGTGGCACGGGTGCTCATCGGAAACACAGAAGCAGTTCCTGTCGTATTTTCCTCATGGAACACCCGTACCGTCCATTTAGTGAAATGTTCCGGATCCCAAGCATTGGAAACCATAAACTCTTGCCCTGCAGAAAAGTCATGTATGGTAGTAGGGTCAGGTTCTACACTACCCGAAGGGCCTCCCAACGGTAATGAATGAATCTGTATATTACGTAAATCCTTATCTGGCGACACATAAATGTATGCCCGATGGTTTTCTTCGTCAATTACATGGCGAATCATACCGTCTACATCCGGAGTACGGTCAATCACTTGTGTCACGTTTACCGTCCACACATAATCTTGATACGTACGAAGGGTAAACTGCACCGGAGAGGAGAAATCCACGCGGGTATCCGCCAAGTTGTCGGGTATCTCGAAACCGGCTGTCGGGAAACGGTCTTTATCCACACACGCCTCTTCATCAACTATCAGTTCTGTACCTTCCGGTGCGATAGTCAGACGCATAATGCGCAATTTGGTCAGGTCTACCGTATCATCTACATACAGCGTTACGGTACGGGTATCCCGGTTAATGCCTGCCTGCGTGGCTCCTTCGGGTGCACTGCTAAGCTGCCCTTCCACTTCAAAGTTTTCGATGTTCGCTTCTTCAATGGGATAAGGAATATCGTTCTCAATCTTGCATCCGTGAAGTGCCAGCAAGCATAAAGTCGTATAGAGTAGTTTCTTTATCATGTAATGAGTTTATAAGTTTTTAAGTTTGTCGTCTTGCCAACGAGAGTATATCAAAATAGAATTTGGTTATCAAAAAGTAATGTCATGCTGAACATAGTGAAGCATCTCGGATACATCACCTTACGTTTTCGAGATCCTTCGCTTCGCTCAGGATGACAAAATGAAAGCTGATTCCATTTTTGAGACACCCTCATGTATGACATACTATAATTCTTCATTCTTCATTTTCAAAGGTAGAACGTCATGCCGATGTTAACGGAAAACAAGTTTATCTTAAAGTTTCCCGAACTGGTACGCCGTTTTCCGGTCTCTACCTGATTGGTCTTCTGGTCTACCCACTTAAAGTCGAATCCCATCACGCCCATCGACACTTCTACGGCAGCAAAATCGGTCACAAAAGCCGTTATACCCGGCGCAAAGCCTATCTCCAAGTTGTTGACGGTCTGATACGTCCCGTCGTATTGCGTCCCCGAGCCAGTCGAGTTCTTGCCTTCGGCATACCCGTAAGTAAGGCGTATCTCGTTGAAGAAACCGAATATCTTGCTTTTGCCTATCGGCATATACGAACGGAAAAAGCCCGAAGCCTCGTACTTATGCTCCAGGTAATACACGTCCTCCAGATTGATATTGAAATCTTCTCCTAAGTTTAAGTCGAAATTTCCCAAGTCGAGGTAAGTGCGGTTGTAGGCAAAACGCACACCGGCTGCCAAGTTGTTGCTGAAGAAATAACCGACAAACGGGCTTACCTTGAAATCATACCCTTCGCCGGTGATGTTTTTCAGCACCGTAAAGTTGAGGTTGTCCTCGTTGTGCTCGGTATAAGAAACCGTTCCGCCTACCATCCATTGCCCTTTCGGGATAAATACATACTTCTGGGTTTCACGATCGATGCGTTGCACCCGATGCGGATTGATAGCGGAGGCAGAAAGCACACTCATCGCTAACATCGCAAAAAAGAAAAATTTAGTCTTCATTTATTCATAAGGATAACCGGAAGAGGAAAATGCTCACGCATTTCCTCTCTCGGTTATGGTTATTGAGTTTTGTTTTTTAATTATTCTTGAACGGACGGTTCGCCATCGTAAACCAGTTCGAAATCATCCACGTACATTACACTTGAATCACTACCGACAAAATAATCACCGTATTTACTTGCACTCATCACAATAATTATATGTGTAGGCTTACGTTCAAGACTTCGATATACCAACGGAATATTTACTTCCTTCCACCCATCTGTCGCCACGCATTCCGCCTGTGGAAGTTCACCGTAAGCAATTATGTTAGGATCATTATCAAAATCAATAAATTGTTTTTTACCATTATTTACTTCATAAGGAGCACCTTTGTCAGACAATGCTATATAAATTGCATTTTGATCTGTATCACCCAAATGCAAAGTTGCATCTGACGGCAAATTTGTATCTTTCCCTCTATTCACTTCGCCCGGTGCATACTGAATCCAGCCATGCAAGGCAATTGGACGTGCTGTAAAAGGTTGTCCAAAATTAATACGTGCACCCATCGGATTCATTATCGTTTCCTGATAATTTCCCGTATAAATATTACCAGCAGCAAACTGTATAACTACATACGTTGAAGCCAATTTGGCTGACTTCCCAGAAGTATGAACAATTGTTTCCTCAGGGGAAGTAGGGTTTTTAGCTCCAAGCGTAGCAGCCATTCCTGTAGAAGTGCCTACATTACCGGAATCCCAGAAAGATTTATTGAAATCCGCACTAACTGCCGCATCTGCAAACCAAGTATTCTTATAGTTACCTGTACCCTTATTCCAATCCTCGAAACTACCGTTATATAATGCTGTAGCCGCTTCCGTAGTAAATTCCTTCACATCACTTGTAAACGTATTTTCTTCACCATATACTAACCGACTTTCGTATGCCGTTGCAGGGGGCAGTTGGGTAATTGTAGCTTTATACGTTCCATTTTCATTGACAGCTGCCACTTTAATCCAATCCTCATCAGTCGCATCCGCTTTTTTCTCCCGATACTGAAATGCCACTTTAGTAGGATCTACCTCCACCACGTTGTTTCCGTTCATCGTACCTTCCAAATAAACGAGCTTCGCCCATGCATTGGCAGAAGAAACCGCTAAGGTCGGCTGGTCGGGCACAACCAATGGGAATTCAATGTTGAATGTGTATGTTTTGGTTGCCGGATCCACTTCCACCGTTACATTACCGCCTGTGGTTTCCCCTACCTTATAGTTTAAGATATAATGGTCGCGGGCTTTCACATCGGTAATTTCATTGACTTGTGTATTGGTTACACTGTTTTTATTTGTTGCCGATACGGTTGCTTTCAGGTCTGTTACCGGGAAATAGCCTGATTGAGTGGTCTGATTCATGATAAAGTCTAACGGACTGATACCGGCATCGCCAGCTTTATCATCTATTTCCACCTCCGCCCCGGTAAAAGCATCCTTAAACGTTTGGTCGAAGTTAACGGTTACTTTCACATTGGCAAGCGTACATTCGATAGTAGCGTTTGCACTCTTTTCACTTTTCACAGTTACTTGCGTGCTTCCGGCATAATAAGGTTTGTCAAACCCTGAAGTAGCTCCGTCGAATCCAGCCGAAGAAGCTTTTACGGTATAGGTACCGACAGGCAGCTCAATGGTTTCGCCTTTCCAGTTTGTTTCAAAGTTTGTTGTTTCCTTTACCACTTCGCCGCTTGCATTGACAATCTGCACAGCAAGTTGTTTCGGATTATAAGCAGCTTCCGCACGAGTAATGGAAGATGTATTTACTTCCAATCCCAAACGGAGATAGCCTATAGCATTGCTTCCTAATTCTTCTTCGCTTTGACAAGCGGAGAATGTAATCAGTAAGCAACATATTATAATAAATGTATACCAATTCCTTTTCATATTATTCAACAATATTAATAGTCAAAGTAGCAGTTTTTTGCTGGTTATTAGCATCAATTACTGTTAAAATGAAATCATGTTTTCCTGGGAAACCTATAGTGCTCTCAGTTCCACATAAAAGGTTAAATAAAACGTCATTCATTGTAAATTCATATTCTGTAGAATTAACTGTAGGTAAAGCAAACATACTTTCTAAATCAGATACAACGTCACTGGTCAAATCCAATCCATCGCCCGTGGTCAAATTCATATTCCCAGCAGCTTCTTCAAAAGCCTCATTATCTGTATCAACTTTCACATAAAGACTCTTGATTCCATTTTTTACATTCATTACAATAACCACATCATCAGGGTATTTACCTCCAACCACTGTTACACCATTCGTCAAATACCCCGTATCATTATCCGAAATAGTAATGGCTTCAGACGGTTCCGGATCTGGCTCTTGACCTCCACCACCTTGGTTCGGATCATCCGTAGGCTCATCATCGTCGTCTCCCGAATCTCCGGTACCCGGAGTGATAGGAATCGTCACGCTTTCGTCATGATTTGAGAAACTTAAGATAACCGATACATCAAAGCCAATCTGCGGCTGTTCCGGTTGTTCGGGAGTTTCTTCTTGGGTTACATCGATATTGATAGCCAATGCGTCACCTCCTACAAAGTTCGGGTTATCGTTCTCGCCAAAGTTTTCAACCGCATCTGCTTTCGTCAAGGTTTGTGCCTTCGTATAGGTTACCCCCTCTTTTACAGCCATTATATTCATTTTCAATGTAGGTACACCTGTCTCGCCCAAATACCAATAAGCTGTATGATTATCATAATTGTCCGCATTGCTGAACTCCAACGTATGATTATTGCCACCATCCAACGTAATGGTCCAGCTATCGAAAGAATCGAAATCGCTTGGCAAATCCAATGCCACCCTGGTATTCGCCAACGTACATACGACATTCACGTCTTCCGTAATACCCTCGGTTACCGTCAAATCGGCTACACCTTGATAATAAGGGTCTTTCATAATAGAAAATCCGACCAATGTTCCCTGCGTATGGGCTTTAACTACATACGTACCTGCAGCCAAAGGCACTACATTGTCCAACTCTACAATTTCGGCATACGAAGCAAAAGTCTTGCTATTCGCCGGTGTATCCTCGCAAGTGATTTCTACCGGGAATGTTGTTACATCGTTGTTAGCCCGGCCTGTTCCCGGCTCTTTCACCGACAAGCCCAGTTGCAATGCACCCATAGCTTCGGATGTGCCTGTACCAGCCAGCTCGTCTTTCATTTCGCAAGACGCCAATGCCCCTGTAAGCAATACGCCCAGCATCCATTTATTCATTGTCTTCATATATCTTCTATTCCGTTTTTAATTGATTCATTATTCTTTATCTGTTACCCAGTCGGACGGCACTTCGATATCTTGCTCAATATCGTTCGTCTTTTCATTGATGGTAATCTCAATACCCAACTTGCCGTCTCCTTCCGGAGCGATATGCAGCGTCAAACCATCGGACGGGCTTAAGGTATAAGTTCCGCTTTTCACAGCATCCGCTATGCTTGTATCTTTGTATTTCGCCGTTACGGTGTATTTTATACTTTCGTTTGCATCTACTTTCATATAAACAGGGTCAGTATCATTTTTCTTCCATGTAAATGAACCGCTGCCCAATGCCTTGGTTTCGAACTTAACCGAATAATCGCTGAAATAAGTATCCAATGCTTCAGCATCGAACTCTACCAAAACTTTTGCGCAAACGGGTTTACATACTACGCTCAGCTTGGCAGGCTCTTCCTGATCTGCCGTAACTTCCACTTCCTCGCCAATACCTTCTACGTACATAGAGGTGGTTGAAGCAGCTTTGTCTTCGCCATAAAAAGCCTTTAACTGATAAGTACCAGGATCTACTTTCGTAGTAACAGGGAGCACATTTTTTTTCCATTCATTTTGCACTTCACCATCTTTCAACAGCTGTACCGTATAATTATTAATATTAGCATAGTCGGCTTCATTCACCGCCCGTGACTGGAAGCCGGTTTCTGTTGTCACATCGAAAGAAATCAATCCTTCGCCTTCTGCTGCGCCCTGCACCGCTTCATCCTCCGAAGAGCAAGAAACCGTCAATGCGCCCATTGCCAGCATTGCGCAAAACATTGTTGCATACGTTTTCATCTTTCCCATATTTTAGTTTGTTAGTTTTTAAGTTAATTCGTTTTTATGAATTCCTCATTTTATCCAATTGGCTGTAGGGGCGTATCGCATACGCCCTGAAGACATCCGCATGGATAAGTGGACGCATTCGGGCGTATGCGATACGCCCCTACATGGGATGCCTGCAGTATTCAAATCCGTTTTATGCATTCCGCATTTTGCCCCTACGTTGGCTAATTGCGGACATTCGTTTTCATTTTTTACCCTATGCGGCATGGATTTGTGCATTTCCTCCTTGTTTCTGTAGAGACGATGTGCACATCGTCTCTACTGTAAGGGCATCGGCAACGTGTGCCACTATCCTTGGGAGGACGGGGAGACGCCACGGTGTGACGTCTCTACTGCCTGCACCACTTCCTGTCCTATTATCAAATTTTTCCGGTTGCAAAATAACAACCTTTCACAAAAACTCACAATGTCTATTTTTACTATTTTTGTTCCATTCTTTACGATTTTTCAAAAATCCGGCTTAAAATGAGGTTTTTTAATGCCTTTTCTTCATAATTGGCACTTTTAAAGAAGGAAAGAAAGAAGTACGCCCGGCATCCCTCGAAAGCCTCCTTCGGGAGGGTCTTGCCGCTGCATTGGGAAAGCCTTCAGGGTACGTTAGAAAAGCCAATGGGCTTCTCGCCCAGTTTCAGTATACTGAAACTACAGTTTCAAGGCGCTGAAACTAAAGTTTCATACGGCTAAAACTAAAGTTTCAGCAATATGGAGCAACCCTGAAACTACTATGTGTTGGGAATCACGGCTATACAGCTTATTACAATTGACAATGAACAATTAATAATGCGAATCAGGAGTTATACTTTGCGTGTTTTAGAATTGTGCATTCCCACATCGCCTGCACGGACAACCTCAAAGAGGTTGAACCTCGCACGTCCGGATCTTTCTTGCCTCGCACACTCGACAACCTCGAAGAGGTTGAACTATGCTTAACCGCTGGTGGCTCCCCGAAGGGGGACACCTGCGGATTATCCCGTCTCCCTTCTCTTCCATCGACCTCGAAGGGGTCGAACTATGCTTAACCGCTGGTGGCTCCCGAAGGGAACACCTGCGGATTATCTCGCCTCCCCTCTCCTCCATCGACCTCGAAGGGGTCGAACTATGCGTAACCGCTGGTGGCTCCCGAAGGGAACACCTGCGGATTATCTCGCCTCCCCTCTCCTCCAACGACCTCGAAGGGGTCGAACTATGCTTAACCGCTGGTGGCTCCCGAAGGGGAACACCTGCGGATTATCCCGTCTCCCTTCCCCTCTTCCAACAACCTCGACGGAGATGGGGCAATCAGAAGAATGTGGCTGGACATGTGTGGTTCGACCCCTTCGGGGTCGGTGGAAGAGAGAAGAGGCGACTATCCGCAGGTGTTCCCTTCGGGAGCCACCAGCGGTTAAGCATAGTTCAACCTCTTCGAGGTTGCCGAGTATGCGAGGCAAGAAAGAACCGGACGTGCGAGATCCAACCTCTTCGAGGTTACCGGGTATGCGAAGCAAGAAAGGGCCGGACGCGCAAGGTTCAATCTTTTTGAGGTTGTCCGTGCAGGCGATGTAGAAATACACAAACCTGTACCGCGCAAAGTATAAATCCAGCGTGACAAGCGTCACCCCAATTGTCAATTGAAAACAACGGCTGCTATACGAAAATGAAAGCGGCGAAAGAATTGCTTCTCTCGCCGCTTTGGTCGGAATGAGGCGACTCGAACGCCCGACCCCTACGTCCCGAACGTAGTGCGCTACCAACTGCGCTACATTCCGATCTTGTATCGTTGTCTTTCGATAACGGGTGCAAAGGTAGTGCTTTTTTCGATATGTGCAAAATATTTTCGAGTTTTTTTCATGAATATTGTAAATGAACACAGATTGAACACAGAGACACGAAGACACAAAGCTTTTTTATAGTCAATCAGAAATAAAATGCGAAAAATCATTTGTCATGCTGAGTGCCTATTTCCAATGGAAACTCCATTCGATTATGACAGGTATTGTCATCCTGAGCGTCAGCGAAGGATCTCGTAGGCATCCACGTGGATGTGAGATTCTTCCTCCCTACGGTCGTCAGAATGACAAGAGGGTTAAGGATAATCCGTCATTGGTAACGAAGTGAAGCATCTCGGATGCGCCCACGTGGATGTCTACGAGATCCTTCACGTTCGTTCAGGATGACAATACATCAAGATTTTTCCGCAAACCAATTTTGTTCTACTATAATTGACAATTGTGGTGCCGCATGGTTAATTATTAATTGTTAATTATTAATTGTCAACTCTCCGTGTCTCTGCGCCTCTGTGTTCAATAAAAGCTACGTTCACCCGTATCCAAACGGTTTTACCAGATGTTCACACGCTTTTCGGGAGCGATGTAGAGCGGGTCTTCCGGAGTGATTTGGAAGGCGTCATACCATGCATTGATATGAGGCAGCGCACCGTTTACACGCCATTCGCCCAACGAGTGCGGGTCGATTTTGGTATATACGCGGATTTGCTCGTCGCGGATGTTGCCTGCCCACAAGGTAGCGTATGCGATGAAGAAACGCTGGTCGGGGGTAAAGCCGTCTTTCACTTCCAGCGGAGCGTCTTTCGTCGCATTCTGGTATGCCAGGTATGCGATGTTCAGACCACCGTGGTCGGCAATGTTCTCACCCAATGTCAGCTGTCCGTTGGCATGCAAGCCCGGAAGCACTTCGATGTTGTTGAAGAAATCCACCATCACCTGCGTACGTTCCTGGAAGCGTTCGGCATCGCCTTCTGCCCACCAGTCTTTCAGGTTGCCGTCTTTATCGAACTGACGTCCCTGGTCGTCGAATCCGTGTGTCATTTCGTGCCCGATTACGACACCGATAGCGCCATAGTTGGCAGCATCGTCGGCATTCATGTTGAAGAACGGCGGCTGGAGGATGGCAGCCGGGAAGCAGATTTCGTTGGTAGACGGATTGTAGTATGCGTTTACGGTCTGCGGCGTCATCAGCCATTCGTCTTTGTCAACCGGCTTGCCCAGACGGCTCATCATGTCATCATAACTCCATTCAGAAGCACGGCAGATGTTTGCCCAATACGAGTCGTTCTTGATTTCCAGTTTCGAATAGTCTTTCCATTTGTCGGGATAACCCACTTTCACATGGAAAGCATCCAGTTTCTCGTGCGCACGCATCTTGGTGCTGTCGCTCATCCATTCTTGCGCGTCGATGCGTTCGCCCAGCGCTACCTGCAGGTTCTTTACCAACTGTACCATGCGTTCCTTAGCGGCTGCAGGGAAATATTTTTCCACATACATCTGCCCTACCAGTTCGCCCAATACGCCGTTGACCGTATTCACGGCACGCTTCCAGCGCGGCTGGTTCACCTGACGTCCCGACATTACCTTGCCGTAGAAATCGAAGCGGGCAGCCACAAAGTCGTCGCTCAGGCAAGAAGCGGCTGCATCCAACAGGTTGTATTGCAGGTAAGAAACGTGTTTCGAAAGCGGCAGGGAAGCAATCAGCTTGCCTACTTCCTGAATCGGCTCGATTTGCTCTACGTTCAGTTCGGCAGGAGCCTGAATGCCCAACGCCTTCATGTAAGCGTCCCAATCGATGCCTTTGATTTGCTTCTTCAGTTCCTCGTAAGACATCTTGTGATAGTTGGCTTCGGGGTCACGGCGTTCGGTAGCGGTCTTTGAAACCTTGGCAATCGCGGTTTCGATTTCCATCACATCGGCTACTTTCTGCTGCGCTTCGGCTTCGGAGAATCCGGCAAGGGTAAACAGTTTGCCGATGTATTTCTTGTATTCGTTGCGGATGTTCTCGGTGACGCTGTCGGTATCGAGGTAATATGACTTTTCACCCAAGTTGATGCCGCCCTGGCTCATCTGGAAAATATTGAGCGAACTGTTCTTCGGGTCGGCAT
The Phocaeicola salanitronis DSM 18170 genome window above contains:
- a CDS encoding PCMD domain-containing protein; translated protein: MIKKLLYTTLCLLALHGCKIENDIPYPIEEANIENFEVEGQLSSAPEGATQAGINRDTRTVTLYVDDTVDLTKLRIMRLTIAPEGTELIVDEEACVDKDRFPTAGFEIPDNLADTRVDFSSPVQFTLRTYQDYVWTVNVTQVIDRTPDVDGMIRHVIDEENHRAYIYVSPDKDLRNIQIHSLPLGGPSGSVEPDPTTIHDFSAGQEFMVSNAWDPEHFTKWTVRVFHEENTTGTASVFPMSTRATLSGSIVSGKTPVVEYKTASASAWSELPSSAVSVNGSRYTATFTGLQANTSYQCRVSVDGVAGAAQSFTTAPATPLENGSFDNWSSEPAKNGTLWQPWSTTSFWDTGNKGATTIGDSNSIPTEETCNGSGRAASLETRWVVMKLAAGNIFTGSYVKTDGTNGVLSFGREFNAFPTKLRINYKYTSSTINRIGDDDLTYLSGRADSCHIYIALTDWDQPYEIRTRKSERQLFNKNDSHVIAYAEYISGSSDSQYQQRDLVLDYRYTNRTPKYILVVATASKYGDYFTGGDTSKLLIDNFELIYE
- a CDS encoding DUF4493 domain-containing protein, whose amino-acid sequence is MGLEVNTSSITRAEAAYNPKQLAVQIVNASGEVVKETTNFETNWKGETIELPVGTYTVKASSAGFDGATSGFDKPYYAGSTQVTVKSEKSANATIECTLANVKVTVNFDQTFKDAFTGAEVEIDDKAGDAGISPLDFIMNQTTQSGYFPVTDLKATVSATNKNSVTNTQVNEITDVKARDHYILNYKVGETTGGNVTVEVDPATKTYTFNIEFPLVVPDQPTLAVSSANAWAKLVYLEGTMNGNNVVEVDPTKVAFQYREKKADATDEDWIKVAAVNENGTYKATITQLPPATAYESRLVYGEENTFTSDVKEFTTEAATALYNGSFEDWNKGTGNYKNTWFADAAVSADFNKSFWDSGNVGTSTGMAATLGAKNPTSPEETIVHTSGKSAKLASTYVVIQFAAGNIYTGNYQETIMNPMGARINFGQPFTARPIALHGWIQYAPGEVNRGKDTNLPSDATLHLGDTDQNAIYIALSDKGAPYEVNNGKKQFIDFDNDPNIIAYGELPQAECVATDGWKEVNIPLVYRSLERKPTHIIIVMSASKYGDYFVGSDSSVMYVDDFELVYDGEPSVQE
- a CDS encoding DUF4493 domain-containing protein, with protein sequence MKTMNKWMLGVLLTGALASCEMKDELAGTGTSEAMGALQLGLSVKEPGTGRANNDVTTFPVEITCEDTPANSKTFASYAEIVELDNVVPLAAGTYVVKAHTQGTLVGFSIMKDPYYQGVADLTVTEGITEDVNVVCTLANTRVALDLPSDFDSFDSWTITLDGGNNHTLEFSNADNYDNHTAYWYLGETGVPTLKMNIMAVKEGVTYTKAQTLTKADAVENFGENDNPNFVGGDALAINIDVTQEETPEQPEQPQIGFDVSVILSFSNHDESVTIPITPGTGDSGDDDDEPTDDPNQGGGGQEPDPEPSEAITISDNDTGYLTNGVTVVGGKYPDDVVIVMNVKNGIKSLYVKVDTDNEAFEEAAGNMNLTTGDGLDLTSDVVSDLESMFALPTVNSTEYEFTMNDVLFNLLCGTESTIGFPGKHDFILTVIDANNQQKTATLTINIVE
- a CDS encoding DUF4493 domain-containing protein; its protein translation is MGKMKTYATMFCAMLAMGALTVSCSSEDEAVQGAAEGEGLISFDVTTETGFQSRAVNEADYANINNYTVQLLKDGEVQNEWKKNVLPVTTKVDPGTYQLKAFYGEDKAASTTSMYVEGIGEEVEVTADQEEPAKLSVVCKPVCAKVLVEFDAEALDTYFSDYSVKFETKALGSGSFTWKKNDTDPVYMKVDANESIKYTVTAKYKDTSIADAVKSGTYTLSPSDGLTLHIAPEGDGKLGIEITINEKTNDIEQDIEVPSDWVTDKE
- a CDS encoding M13 family metallopeptidase, with amino-acid sequence MKTKHYVAVAAFATLAMASCTGQQNATNTSGIDLANMDTTVSAGADFFRYACGGWNDAHPLTAEYSRFGTFDELAENNQKQLRELIEGLAAQQNEAGTTAQKVGDLYNLAMDSVALNEQGVTPVKPMLDKIAALTDKAQIIPTSIELLRTQGVGTYFSCYVYADPKNSSLNIFQMSQGGINLGEKSYYLDTDSVTENIRNEYKKYIGKLFTLAGFSEAEAQQKVADVMEIETAIAKVSKTATERRDPEANYHKMSYEELKKQIKGIDWDAYMKALGIQAPAELNVEQIEPIQEVGKLIASLPLSKHVSYLQYNLLDAAASCLSDDFVAARFDFYGKVMSGRQVNQPRWKRAVNTVNGVLGELVGQMYVEKYFPAAAKERMVQLVKNLQVALGERIDAQEWMSDSTKMRAHEKLDAFHVKVGYPDKWKDYSKLEIKNDSYWANICRASEWSYDDMMSRLGKPVDKDEWLMTPQTVNAYYNPSTNEICFPAAILQPPFFNMNADDAANYGAIGVVIGHEMTHGFDDQGRQFDKDGNLKDWWAEGDAERFQERTQVMVDFFNNIEVLPGLHANGQLTLGENIADHGGLNIAYLAYQNATKDAPLEVKDGFTPDQRFFIAYATLWAGNIRDEQIRVYTKIDPHSLGEWRVNGALPHINAWYDAFQITPEDPLYIAPEKRVNIW